In Callospermophilus lateralis isolate mCalLat2 chromosome 18, mCalLat2.hap1, whole genome shotgun sequence, one DNA window encodes the following:
- the Faap24 gene encoding Fanconi anemia core complex-associated protein 24 translates to MEKNLPGGTGPVHVPFGHIVANEKWRRSQLVQGMQGKIKLVFEDGLTPVDFYLSSRSCILYVTEADLVAGNGYRKRLVRVRNSGNLQGIVVVEKTRINEQYFPAIQKFTVLDLGMVLLPVANQIEASCLIVQLVQEQSKEPSKNPFLRKKRALLSEPYLLRTVQQIPGVGKVKASLLLQKFPSIHELSNASVQELELIVGQVVAQQIHTFFTQSR, encoded by the exons ATGGAAAAGAATCTCCCTGGAGGAACAGGGCCCGTGCACGTGCCCTTTGGGCATATTGTAGCTAATGAGAAGTGGCGCAGGTCTCAGCTGGTGCAGGGGATGCAAG GGAAAATTAAACTCGTCTTTGAGGATGGTCTGACACCAGTAGATTTTTACCTGTCCAGCAGATCCTGCATTCTTTATGTTACTGAAGCTGATTTGGTGGCAGGaaatggctacagaaaaagacttGTTCGAGTTAGAAAT TCTGGTAACCTTCAAGGGATTGTAGTAGTTGAAAAAACACGGATAAATGAACAGTACTTCCCAGCCATCCAGAAGTTTACTGTGCTGGACCTAGGGATGGTGTTACTTCCAGTGGCCAACCAGATAGAAGCATCCTGCCTCATTGTTCAGTTA GTACAAGAGCAATCCAAAGAACCCAGTAAGAACCCTTTCCTCAGGAAGAAACGGGCTCTGCTGTCTGAGCCATACCTCCTTCGAACTGTGCAGCAGATCCCAGGAGTTGGAAAAGTTAAAGCTTCCCTTCTGCTTCAGAAGTTCCCAAGTATCCATGAATTGAGTAACGCTTCTGTTCAAGAACTTGAGCTGATAGTAGGACAAGTGGTAGCACAGCAAATCCACACCTTCTTCACCCAATCCAGGTGA